The sequence GAAAAGATTATTTTTCTGCTATGGCGTCTGCGGCTAATTATGCGTGGTGCAATAGGCAAATACTTATGCATCTTGTAAGAGAAACCTTTGGAAAATTTTTCGGCAAGAAGTGGCAGGATTTGGGTATGGAACTGATATACGATGTAGCGCATAATATTGCCAAGTTAGAAAAACATAAGGTCAATGGGAAAGAAACTCTTCTTTGCGTCCATCGCAAAGGCGCAACAAGAGCTTTTCCGCCGAATCATCCTGATATCCCATTAAAATATAAAAGTATAGGTCAACCTGTTATAATTCCGGGTGATATGGGAAGGGCGTCTTATTTACTTGCCGGTACACAAAAAGCCTTTGAAGAAACATGGGGCAGTACCTGTCACGGAGCTGGAAGAACTATGAGCAGGCATAAGGCTATAAAGATTGCCAAAGGCAGGTCGATTTTTAGGGAGATGGAAGAAAAAGGCATTACAGTAAGGGCTAGGAACAAAAACACACTTGCAGAAGAAATGTCTGAAGCGTATAAAGATATAAATATGGTTGTGGATATAGTTCATAAGGCAGGGATATCGCAAAAAGTAGCAAAAATGAAACCTTTGGGTGTGATAAAGGGCTAAACTTTTTTAAAAAGTGCCGATGAGGTAAATTATGTTAAAACTGGAATATATAAGAAGTAACGCTGAAGTAGTAAAAAAAGCGATGAGAGATAGAAGTATGAAAGTAAATATAGATGAATTGCTTAAATCCGACGAAGAAAGAAGAAAACTGCTTGGCGAAGTAGAAACTCTTAAACATCAACGAAATATTCAATCGGATGATATCGGCAAGTTGATTAAAGAGGGCAAAGACGCCGAAAAATTAAAAGATGAGATGAGAGATGTCTCGGAACAAATAAAAGGACTTGATAAACAAGTCAAAGAGATAGAAGGTAAGGTTAATCCCGTTTTACTAACTATTCCTAATATCCCTCATTCTTCGGTTCCTGTTGGGAAAGACGCGAAAGACAATAAAATAGTCCGCAAATGGGGAACAATTCCTAAGTTTAATTTTTCGCCTAAAGACCATCTGCAGTTGGCTAAGAATCTAGACATTATCGATTTTGAGAGAGCTTTGAAAATTGTCGGAAGTAATTTCCCTTTATACAAAAAAACAGGCGCTTTGATAGAAAGAGCTTTAATCAACTTTATGCTGGATGTCCATACAAGAGAGCATAAATATACCGAAATTTCTCCGCCCCTTTTAGCCAACCGTTCTACTATGACAGGTACGGGACAACTGCCGAAATTGGAAGAAGATATGTATCATATCGAAAAAGAAGATTTTTTTCTTATCCCTACCGCAGAAGTACCATTGACCAATCTTCATGCAGGCGAGACATTCCGGGAAGAAGATTTACCAGTATATTATACCGGCTACACTCCCTGTTTCAGGAGAGAGGCGGGTTCTTACGGAAAAGATACGAAGGGGCTTGTCAGAGTTCATCAATTCGATAAAGTGGAAATGGTAAAATTCGTAAAACCGGAAAATTCTTTTGAAGAACTTGAATCGATGTTGAAAGATGCCGAAGATATTCTTCAAAGATTAAAATTGCCTTACCGAGTGATTTTACTCTGCACGGGCGATATGGGGTTTGCCGCGGCAAAATGTTATGATATCGAACTTTGGGCAGGCGGACTGGACAGATATTTGGAAGTATCTTCGTGCTCCAACTGCGCAGATTTTCAGGCGCAGAGAATAAACGCAAAATATAAACCCAAAGGCGGCGGAAAGCCGATATATTTACATACATTAAACGGCTCAGGCGTGGCCTTGGCAAGAACAGTTATCGCAATATTAGAAAACTACCAGCAGGAGGACGGCTCAATCCTTATCCCTGAAGTCCTGCGTCCTTATATGAACGGAAAAACGAAAATTGAGAAAACATAACCTTTTCAGATTTATCACTTTAAAAAATGGCTGAAATAAAACCTTTTAACGGATATTTTTATAATCCAAATAAGATAAAAAGTCTTTCGCAAGTGATTGCGCCTCCGTACGATGTTATTCCTATTGAGGAAAGAGAGGAATATTATGCAAGAAAGCATAATATTATCAACCTCATTCTTCCAAAAGAAACCACAAATCAGGATAAATACCAACACTCTGCTTCTATGCTAAATAAATGGTTAAGAGATGGGATTTTTATGAAAGGAGATAAATCTTCTTTCTACCTGTATCACCAGCGTTTTCTTGCTAATAATGAAAATTCATTAAGAAAAGGATTTTTTGCTCTTGTACGACTTGAGGATTTCGCGGACGGGAAAATTCTGCCGCATGAAAATACACTTTCTTCTCCAAAAGAAGATAGATTCAAGCTTTTAAACGCCACACGCACCAACCTTTCGCCAATATTTTTAATCTATTCGGATGAAAACAATGAAGTAATGAAATCGCTTGAACAAAACAAAGAAGAGTCTACTTTTGCCGATTTTGTTCCGTTGGAAAGAAAAAACTCTAAATATATTCTCAAAGGATTCCCTCATCCTTTGGGCAAAAAACATACCCTATGGAGAGTTTCCAATCCTCAAGCCAATGATAAAATTAAGGAAATAATAAAGCAAAAAACATTATACATCGCAGACGGGCACCATAGATATGAAACAGCTCTGAAATTTTGGAAAGAAAATAAGAAGGATTACAATAGATGGATTTTGGCCTATATTTCTCCTATAAAGGATGATAGTTTAAAGATTTTTCCTGCCCATCGACTATTAAAAGATTTTAGCCTGGATGATTGGAAAAAACTTAACAATAAAGCTTGTGACTTTTTCTTTATAAAAGAACTTCCCCTAAATGATATAGATAAAAGCTTTAAACTTATCCGAGAAGAAGGGCATAGTCGACACGCTTTCGGCGTAGTACATAACGATAACGGCGCAATCAAAACATTGCTCTTCGTATCCAAAAATGAAAAGAAACTATTAGGTAAAATGCAGTATCATTCTCCTGCGTGGAAGCATTTAGACGTGTCAGTATTACATTCTTTAATATTTTCCCACATCTTGGGATATGAAGAAAAAGAACTTCAAGATACTTCGCGTCTTGCCTATGAAGTTGATAGATATAAAGCTATAGACTTGGTTAAAAACGGCACTTATCAGATAGCATTTCTCCTAAATTCTACAAAGGTGGAAGAAGTAAAACTCGTAGCAAATCGGCAAGAAAGGATGCCCGGTAAAGCCACATATTTTTATCCAAAAGTTCCTACGGGCTTCTTTATTAATGTTTTTGAAAAATAAATTTTTAACACAAATTTGAAATACAGTAGATATACAATGGAT is a genomic window of bacterium containing:
- the serS gene encoding serine--tRNA ligase gives rise to the protein MLKLEYIRSNAEVVKKAMRDRSMKVNIDELLKSDEERRKLLGEVETLKHQRNIQSDDIGKLIKEGKDAEKLKDEMRDVSEQIKGLDKQVKEIEGKVNPVLLTIPNIPHSSVPVGKDAKDNKIVRKWGTIPKFNFSPKDHLQLAKNLDIIDFERALKIVGSNFPLYKKTGALIERALINFMLDVHTREHKYTEISPPLLANRSTMTGTGQLPKLEEDMYHIEKEDFFLIPTAEVPLTNLHAGETFREEDLPVYYTGYTPCFRREAGSYGKDTKGLVRVHQFDKVEMVKFVKPENSFEELESMLKDAEDILQRLKLPYRVILLCTGDMGFAAAKCYDIELWAGGLDRYLEVSSCSNCADFQAQRINAKYKPKGGGKPIYLHTLNGSGVALARTVIAILENYQQEDGSILIPEVLRPYMNGKTKIEKT
- a CDS encoding DUF1015 domain-containing protein — its product is MAEIKPFNGYFYNPNKIKSLSQVIAPPYDVIPIEEREEYYARKHNIINLILPKETTNQDKYQHSASMLNKWLRDGIFMKGDKSSFYLYHQRFLANNENSLRKGFFALVRLEDFADGKILPHENTLSSPKEDRFKLLNATRTNLSPIFLIYSDENNEVMKSLEQNKEESTFADFVPLERKNSKYILKGFPHPLGKKHTLWRVSNPQANDKIKEIIKQKTLYIADGHHRYETALKFWKENKKDYNRWILAYISPIKDDSLKIFPAHRLLKDFSLDDWKKLNNKACDFFFIKELPLNDIDKSFKLIREEGHSRHAFGVVHNDNGAIKTLLFVSKNEKKLLGKMQYHSPAWKHLDVSVLHSLIFSHILGYEEKELQDTSRLAYEVDRYKAIDLVKNGTYQIAFLLNSTKVEEVKLVANRQERMPGKATYFYPKVPTGFFINVFEK
- a CDS encoding RtcB family protein, with translation KDYFSAMASAANYAWCNRQILMHLVRETFGKFFGKKWQDLGMELIYDVAHNIAKLEKHKVNGKETLLCVHRKGATRAFPPNHPDIPLKYKSIGQPVIIPGDMGRASYLLAGTQKAFEETWGSTCHGAGRTMSRHKAIKIAKGRSIFREMEEKGITVRARNKNTLAEEMSEAYKDINMVVDIVHKAGISQKVAKMKPLGVIKG